From Buchnera aphidicola (Aphis helianthi), the proteins below share one genomic window:
- the aroK gene encoding shikimate kinase AroK, with product MTEKRNIFLIGPMGAGKSTIGRQLSQQLNMEFFDSDEEIERRTGANISWVFDVEGENGFREREVKVINEITQKQGIVLATGGGSIQFKENRNILSARGIVVYLETTIEKQLSRTKRDKKRPLLQTNVSNKTILENLALERNPLYEEIADFKIQTDIQSAKSVANNIIRLLEKL from the coding sequence ATGACAGAAAAACGAAATATCTTTTTAATTGGACCTATGGGTGCTGGTAAAAGTACTATTGGTCGTCAATTGTCGCAACAACTTAATATGGAATTTTTTGATTCCGATGAAGAAATCGAAAGACGTACTGGAGCTAACATAAGCTGGGTATTTGACGTTGAAGGTGAAAATGGTTTTCGAGAAAGAGAAGTTAAAGTTATTAATGAAATTACACAAAAACAAGGAATTGTTCTTGCGACCGGTGGAGGATCAATACAATTTAAGGAAAATAGAAATATATTATCTGCTCGAGGTATTGTTGTATACTTAGAAACAACTATTGAAAAACAGTTATCACGAACAAAAAGAGATAAAAAAAGACCATTACTACAAACAAATGTATCCAATAAAACTATTTTAGAAAATTTAGCTTTAGAAAGAAATCCACTATATGAAGAAATAGCCGATTTTAAAATTCAAACTGATATTCAAAGTGCTAAATCTGTTGCAAATAATATAATTCGTTTATTAGAAAAATTATAG
- the deoD gene encoding purine-nucleoside phosphorylase, protein MSTFHINSKKSDFSDIILMPGDPIRAKYIAENYLNDFKQINKTRLMLAYTGYYKNKKISVMSHGIGIPSAALYVRELITEYNIKKIIRIGTCGAIRDDIKLRDIVIGLGASTDSKFNRIRFHNHDYAAIADFNITYNVFLAAKKMNFKLHIGNFFTTDSFYTDQDMLNILKHYNIVGIDMETAGIYSVAAEFKAQALSICTVSDHILKKESVSSKDRESSFDNMILLSLETALLI, encoded by the coding sequence GTGTCTACTTTTCATATTAATAGTAAAAAAAGTGACTTTTCAGATATTATTTTAATGCCTGGAGATCCTATCCGAGCAAAATATATTGCTGAAAATTATTTAAATGATTTTAAACAAATTAATAAAACACGATTAATGTTAGCTTATACAGGATATTATAAAAATAAAAAAATTTCTGTTATGAGTCATGGAATAGGAATACCTTCTGCTGCTCTTTATGTAAGAGAGTTAATAACAGAGTACAATATCAAAAAAATTATTCGTATAGGAACTTGTGGTGCTATACGAGATGATATAAAATTACGTGATATTGTTATTGGATTAGGTGCTTCTACAGATTCAAAATTTAATAGAATACGATTTCATAATCATGATTATGCAGCTATTGCAGATTTTAATATTACTTATAATGTGTTCTTAGCTGCAAAAAAAATGAACTTTAAACTTCATATTGGAAATTTTTTTACTACTGATTCATTTTATACTGATCAAGATATGTTAAATATTTTAAAACATTATAATATTGTAGGAATAGATATGGAGACAGCAGGAATATATTCTGTTGCAGCTGAATTTAAAGCACAAGCATTATCTATTTGCACAGTTTCTGATCATATTTTAAAAAAAGAATCTGTTTCATCAAAAGATAGAGAATCTAGTTTTGATAATATGATTCTTTTATCTTTAGAAACTGCTTTATTAATTTAA
- a CDS encoding phosphopentomutase, translating to MKRVFLMVLDSFGIGSSIDASKFNDYGADTFGHIVEKCFLGEANKEREGCLKIPNLKKLGIVQAYKASTGKYPLGYHDLINQSEIIASYGFASEISSGKDTTSGHWEIAGVPVLDNWYYFKKVNNTFPNILINEIIKHFELPGFLGNCHASGTEIIKRLGEKHIKTGKPILYTSSDSVVQIACHEDIFGLSNLYKLCQVIRTLLNKNKYKIARVIARPFIGTNKFNFERTGNRLDLSIKPPSMTVMEKLILEKQGKVIAIGKVSDIYAGIGISKSIKSFGLEELCNTTINEMKCAKNNTIIFTNFVDFDSIWGHRRDVAGYAKGLEFFDSQLLNMINLVKEKDLLIITADHGCDPTWIGTDHTRENIPILMYSPGKKINFLGHRKTFADIGQTISKYFALSEMKYGKHMF from the coding sequence ATGAAACGTGTTTTTTTGATGGTTTTAGATTCTTTTGGAATAGGATCAAGTATTGATGCTAGTAAATTTAACGATTATGGTGCTGATACATTCGGGCATATAGTGGAGAAATGTTTTTTAGGAGAAGCTAATAAAGAACGAGAGGGTTGTTTAAAGATACCTAATTTAAAAAAATTAGGGATAGTACAAGCGTATAAAGCTTCAACAGGAAAATATCCATTAGGTTATCATGATTTGATAAACCAATCTGAAATTATTGCTAGTTATGGTTTTGCTAGTGAAATTTCTTCAGGGAAAGATACTACTTCTGGGCATTGGGAAATAGCAGGAGTTCCAGTTTTAGATAATTGGTATTATTTCAAAAAAGTTAATAATACATTTCCAAATATTTTAATAAATGAAATTATAAAACATTTTGAATTACCTGGTTTTCTTGGTAACTGTCATGCATCGGGAACAGAAATAATTAAAAGATTAGGCGAAAAACATATAAAAACAGGAAAACCAATTTTATATACATCATCAGATTCTGTTGTTCAAATAGCGTGTCATGAAGATATATTTGGTTTATCTAATCTCTATAAATTATGTCAAGTTATTCGTACTTTATTAAATAAGAATAAATATAAAATAGCACGAGTTATTGCTCGTCCGTTTATTGGAACTAATAAATTTAATTTCGAAAGAACAGGAAATAGATTAGATTTATCTATCAAACCTCCTTCTATGACTGTTATGGAAAAATTAATACTTGAGAAGCAAGGCAAAGTCATTGCAATAGGAAAAGTTTCAGATATTTATGCAGGTATAGGTATTAGTAAAAGTATAAAATCCTTTGGATTAGAAGAATTATGTAATACAACTATAAATGAAATGAAATGTGCTAAAAATAATACTATTATATTTACTAATTTTGTTGATTTTGATTCTATTTGGGGGCATCGTCGTGATGTTGCTGGATATGCAAAGGGTTTAGAGTTTTTTGATAGTCAGTTATTAAATATGATTAATTTAGTTAAAGAAAAAGATTTACTTATTATTACTGCAGATCATGGATGCGATCCCACATGGATAGGAACAGATCATACTAGAGAAAATATTCCTATACTAATGTATTCTCCTGGTAAAAAAATAAATTTTTTAGGTCATCGGAAAACCTTTGCTGACATAGGCCAAACAATTTCAAAATATTTTGCATTATCAGAAATGAAATATGGTAAACATATGTTTTAA